The Mucilaginibacter yixingensis genome window below encodes:
- a CDS encoding chloride channel protein, producing the protein MRKLIIRINYFKLILSSVIIGLLATTLAISLKKITEIFEESVFAKIESHPLYFVILPSVGITIIYFTRKYLFKGKQNKGIKEIFHTLENKRDELPAYKIPSHYINGFLTVIFGGSTGVEVSTVVAAAAIGASAHQKESIANAYKEELVCAGVAAGVAGLFGSPIVGLLFAIEVISRKVKRTVLLSTSVAVLISWIVSYFLDGGKLFNFHITHWNVKAIPFIVILSFTTGIAAVYFTKSVIIIKEKFSLIENNFLRVNIGAIVVGTAIFFFPQLFGDSYHAVPELLTQASGGMHFSTGLATTLLLLVILKPLVASLTLGAGGDGGVFAPSIVAGAFLGMLVAGLCNRYFHTNLDVMNFALMGAAGMLSAAIHAPWTALFLACSVVNGGFVLFVPILVSTFIAKQTAKTIFGYTVYTYKPGKAKLSFLHLRHR; encoded by the coding sequence ATGCGTAAATTAATTATCAGGATAAACTATTTTAAATTAATCCTTAGTTCTGTTATTATCGGCTTACTGGCAACAACGCTGGCTATTTCATTAAAAAAGATCACTGAAATTTTCGAAGAATCTGTATTTGCCAAGATTGAGTCTCATCCATTATACTTTGTAATTCTTCCATCGGTAGGCATAACCATTATATACTTTACAAGAAAATACCTCTTTAAGGGAAAGCAAAATAAGGGTATTAAAGAAATCTTCCATACGCTTGAAAATAAACGGGATGAACTGCCTGCCTACAAGATACCGTCTCATTATATTAATGGCTTTTTAACTGTCATTTTTGGAGGTTCTACAGGTGTCGAGGTTTCTACGGTTGTTGCCGCTGCCGCAATTGGCGCATCGGCACATCAAAAAGAAAGTATTGCCAATGCTTATAAAGAAGAATTGGTTTGCGCAGGAGTGGCTGCAGGGGTGGCTGGCTTATTTGGAAGTCCGATTGTTGGGCTGCTGTTTGCCATAGAAGTCATTTCCCGTAAGGTGAAAAGAACTGTTTTATTAAGCACCTCAGTTGCCGTTTTAATATCCTGGATTGTAAGCTATTTTCTGGATGGCGGCAAACTGTTTAACTTCCATATTACCCATTGGAATGTAAAGGCCATACCTTTTATAGTGATATTAAGCTTTACTACAGGCATAGCTGCGGTATATTTTACCAAAAGTGTTATTATCATTAAGGAAAAGTTTAGCCTGATTGAAAATAATTTTCTTCGCGTCAATATCGGTGCCATTGTAGTTGGTACAGCTATATTTTTCTTCCCACAATTATTTGGAGATAGCTACCACGCAGTTCCTGAATTATTAACGCAAGCAAGTGGCGGGATGCATTTTTCTACCGGCCTGGCTACTACTTTGCTACTGCTGGTTATTCTGAAGCCACTGGTAGCCTCGTTAACATTGGGTGCAGGAGGAGACGGCGGGGTGTTTGCACCAAGTATTGTTGCCGGCGCTTTTTTAGGAATGCTGGTTGCAGGATTATGCAATCGATACTTTCATACCAACCTTGATGTAATGAATTTTGCGTTGATGGGAGCTGCCGGAATGTTAAGTGCGGCGATACACGCCCCATGGACAGCCTTATTTCTTGCCTGTAGCGTTGTAAACGGAGGCTTTGTATTATTTGTCCCTATTTTAGTGAGCACTTTTATAGCCAAGCAAACCGCTAAAACCATATTTGGTTATACTGTCTACACATATAAACCAGGCAAAGCAAAGCTGTCTTTCCTTCATTTACGACACAGGTAA
- a CDS encoding thioredoxin family protein → MNYQEYQQLFVDIQHNENPQYPYDDPQYRHYTKMNQARMSRWDKQLKPNEALATIISKINNVQHWIIITEPWCGDAAHTLPLMIGLAEINEKITYDIQLRDSEPFLINNYLTGTSKSIPKLIVRNERGDDLFNWGPRPQPAQALFNQLKAEGVDHDVITSALQQWYNQDKGASFNEEMMALFTLNQF, encoded by the coding sequence ATGAACTACCAGGAATACCAACAGCTTTTTGTAGATATCCAGCACAACGAAAACCCACAGTATCCGTATGACGATCCCCAATACCGGCATTATACCAAAATGAACCAGGCGCGGATGTCACGCTGGGACAAACAACTGAAGCCGAATGAGGCTTTAGCCACCATTATCAGCAAGATAAATAATGTGCAGCATTGGATCATTATTACCGAGCCCTGGTGCGGAGATGCGGCACATACATTACCCTTGATGATTGGCTTAGCAGAAATAAATGAAAAGATTACATATGATATTCAATTACGTGATAGCGAGCCTTTTTTGATCAACAATTATCTGACAGGTACTTCTAAAAGCATTCCCAAACTCATCGTCCGCAATGAGCGTGGGGATGATCTGTTCAATTGGGGACCAAGGCCCCAGCCAGCACAGGCACTGTTCAATCAACTTAAAGCTGAAGGAGTTGATCATGACGTAATTACCAGCGCTTTGCAGCAATGGTACAATCAGGACAAAGGCGCCTCCTTCAATGAGGAAATGATGGCATTGTTCACCTTAAATCAATTTTAA
- a CDS encoding right-handed parallel beta-helix repeat-containing protein, whose translation MKLRYIYTLATGLLLAATFSACQKAEVTTFDKIKIPASSPIAPGNISGFVKGTLVTGQTYTITADITIKKGDTLSAQPGATVIVKNNAQITVQGVLQLIGSKDQPISFNSDSNKPGTWGGLQCDTAQAITVKWTHIDNTGGPDASGSARGTLKVKAAIKVDIEDSWFTNGQDDLMAISNGANVTILRNTISSSGSTDGEGINLKTGVTGTVAYNVIFSQAGSGVKLETSSSKPFPQTEVNVYNNTFVAIGWRRGSAEPGRAVSVGVNAIGHIYNNIIVNCYHGIELFTDGDIPHTTYGNNLFYATVDTYADLVDPSQKINIRSNFYPAGALGTPQPTDLISKKIGDKDPLFVRTDGTVAAPNGYPNTNDYHLQTGSPAFSAGNPKYNLDMGAYTSDNKGNQH comes from the coding sequence ATGAAATTAAGATACATCTATACCCTGGCAACTGGTTTACTGCTGGCTGCAACATTCAGCGCTTGTCAAAAAGCAGAAGTAACTACGTTTGATAAAATTAAAATCCCAGCATCAAGTCCAATAGCACCAGGCAATATCAGCGGCTTTGTAAAGGGCACATTGGTAACCGGTCAAACCTATACCATTACCGCCGACATCACCATAAAAAAAGGCGATACCCTGTCCGCTCAACCAGGCGCTACCGTCATTGTTAAAAACAACGCACAAATTACCGTGCAAGGCGTATTGCAGCTAATCGGCTCTAAAGATCAGCCTATCTCTTTCAACTCAGACAGCAACAAACCGGGTACATGGGGCGGTTTGCAGTGCGATACTGCACAAGCCATCACCGTAAAATGGACCCACATTGATAACACCGGCGGCCCTGACGCATCAGGCTCTGCACGTGGTACGCTTAAAGTAAAAGCTGCAATTAAGGTAGATATTGAAGACTCATGGTTTACCAACGGACAGGACGATTTGATGGCTATCAGTAACGGTGCAAATGTTACCATTTTAAGAAACACCATCAGCTCATCAGGCAGTACCGATGGCGAGGGCATCAACCTGAAAACAGGTGTTACCGGTACTGTTGCTTATAACGTAATCTTTAGTCAGGCAGGTTCGGGCGTTAAGTTGGAAACCAGCTCCAGCAAGCCATTCCCTCAAACCGAGGTGAACGTTTATAATAATACCTTTGTGGCTATCGGTTGGCGCAGAGGCTCGGCAGAACCCGGCAGAGCCGTATCGGTAGGCGTTAATGCCATTGGCCATATTTACAATAACATCATTGTAAACTGTTACCACGGCATAGAGCTGTTTACAGATGGCGATATCCCGCACACTACTTATGGCAATAACTTGTTTTATGCAACCGTTGATACTTATGCAGATTTGGTAGACCCATCGCAAAAGATCAATATTCGCAGCAATTTTTATCCGGCTGGCGCTTTGGGCACCCCGCAACCTACAGATCTGATCTCTAAAAAGATAGGCGACAAAGATCCGCTGTTTGTTCGTACCGATGGCACCGTGGCAGCACCAAACGGCTATCCTAACACTAATGATTATCACCTGCAAACCGGATCACCAGCGTTTAGCGCGGGTAACCCGAAGTATAACCTTGATATGGGTGCTTACACATCAGACAACAAAGGCAATCAACATTAA
- a CDS encoding GNAT family N-acetyltransferase: protein MENLRNAALNDLSAISAIENVCFPPNEAASVLSFTKRLQIYPQHFWLLEIDGQLVGYVNGMVTNQPTISDELFSNAALHDELGEWQSIFGIAVAPGYRNQGYASQLMRHLIIKAKEEKRKGVILTCKSHLITYYQRFGFTDMGVSQSVHGGEVWHDMTLTF from the coding sequence ATGGAAAATCTTAGAAATGCTGCACTGAACGATCTGAGTGCCATCTCTGCCATTGAAAACGTTTGCTTTCCACCGAACGAGGCGGCTTCCGTATTATCTTTCACTAAGCGATTACAGATCTACCCACAACACTTTTGGTTATTGGAAATAGATGGCCAGTTGGTTGGCTATGTAAACGGCATGGTAACCAATCAACCAACCATCAGCGACGAATTATTTAGCAACGCCGCCCTACATGATGAACTAGGTGAATGGCAAAGCATATTTGGTATTGCGGTTGCCCCTGGGTACCGTAATCAGGGCTATGCCAGCCAACTAATGAGGCATCTGATTATTAAGGCAAAAGAAGAAAAACGTAAAGGTGTCATCCTTACCTGCAAATCCCATCTCATTACATATTACCAGCGCTTCGGATTTACTGACATGGGCGTATCTCAATCCGTACATGGCGGCGAAGTATGGCATGATATGACCTTAACTTTTTAA
- a CDS encoding TonB-dependent receptor, whose product MKKTFYLLTFLLIITSYSFGQKLVLKGQVVDAKTKEPLSGAYVHFDDKKGGAITDQFGYYSISSASAGDYKLKVKYVGYADYEEKIHLSGNQVLNIKLSEKAESLKQVRIYGGTNQESEASSRRAEKNADNITNVLSAQAMQRSPDINAANVLARVSGVTIQHNSGSDDAYGIIRGLEPRYNNTLINGVKVTSPDPVSRFISLSIVPSDLLEKIQVSKSLTPEMEGDAIGGTVNLVFKDAPDYEYFKANGSIGYSGLFFNRKYDDFNHGAVQSQSPVQRFGPSYLATPGYFSRANLDFTQKNAPPTALLGFTYGRRFFNNKLGFIVGDSYQNQFYGDNSQFNNAQVDTRPGKGFQPVISDVANRTYSTQQLNNGLSAHLDYKFDNANKISLDNVFLYTRTAQSRLSIDTSILGGNGGRVGPGTGTVFNDNRSTIQNEYVENLKLSGKHLLTQHFMFDWAGVYSNATQVAPDRADITYNHLVNPDFSSTPNYFDNVSRIWQKNGNKDLSAMGNLGYKTGLGDDNSLELKVGGLYRHSTRYNTQNEYSLRPTATANGVKSPFTDIYAADWVVYDVTGSLASDKANYTAYENITAGYGEFKLTLNQLDVVGGVRIEGTEQGYDTHPVVLDTRSNAKKTYTDLLPSLQLKYKLSETSNLRASYFKSISRPALYELVPTPTLGESTDVTGNPLVQHTVADNYDLRYELFPRKEEQFFIGGFYKNIVNPIEFALNDSNNGQLNTSPQNFGTAKVAGAEVVYSKYFGDLGISGNYTYTYSNISTTKIYTSTDANGVTTSVPKLQSRQLQGQTGNVVNLSLLYKNDKQRAFVQLAYTYLGRTLALVYSNYGYDYYQQPQSLLALSAEKQVSKHFTLTTKINNILNTPTTVMINDLIQSKDIYNVSFNIGFRYAL is encoded by the coding sequence ATGAAGAAAACATTCTACCTGCTTACATTCTTGCTTATTATTACATCCTATTCCTTTGGCCAGAAATTGGTTTTAAAGGGACAGGTTGTTGATGCCAAGACCAAAGAGCCGCTAAGCGGCGCCTATGTGCATTTTGACGACAAAAAAGGCGGCGCCATTACAGACCAGTTTGGCTACTACAGCATTAGCAGCGCTTCTGCTGGCGACTACAAACTAAAAGTTAAATACGTAGGTTATGCTGACTATGAAGAAAAAATACACCTGTCGGGCAACCAGGTGCTGAACATCAAACTTTCAGAAAAGGCAGAATCACTCAAACAAGTTCGGATTTATGGCGGCACTAACCAAGAATCTGAAGCATCTTCACGCCGTGCAGAAAAAAATGCAGATAACATTACCAACGTTTTATCAGCACAGGCTATGCAACGATCGCCAGATATCAATGCGGCCAACGTTCTGGCGCGCGTATCTGGTGTAACTATTCAGCACAACAGCGGCTCTGACGACGCTTATGGTATTATAAGGGGTTTAGAGCCACGCTATAATAACACATTAATCAACGGTGTAAAAGTAACCAGCCCAGATCCGGTATCACGTTTCATTTCCCTGAGCATCGTTCCGTCAGACCTGCTGGAAAAGATCCAGGTAAGTAAATCATTAACGCCGGAGATGGAAGGCGACGCTATTGGCGGTACGGTTAATCTTGTTTTTAAAGACGCGCCAGACTACGAATATTTTAAAGCCAACGGTTCCATCGGCTACAGCGGCTTGTTCTTCAATCGTAAATATGACGATTTTAATCATGGAGCCGTGCAGAGCCAAAGTCCGGTACAAAGGTTTGGTCCTTCTTACCTGGCTACACCTGGCTATTTTTCACGTGCTAATTTAGATTTCACTCAAAAAAATGCCCCCCCAACTGCATTGTTGGGTTTCACATACGGTCGCCGTTTCTTTAATAACAAGTTGGGCTTTATTGTTGGCGACAGCTACCAAAACCAGTTTTATGGCGACAACTCACAGTTTAACAACGCGCAGGTGGATACCCGCCCGGGAAAAGGCTTTCAGCCCGTTATTTCTGATGTAGCTAACCGCACCTACTCTACTCAGCAATTAAACAACGGCTTGTCGGCCCATTTAGATTATAAATTTGATAATGCCAACAAGATCAGCCTTGATAATGTATTTCTTTATACGCGCACCGCGCAAAGCCGTTTAAGTATTGATACCTCTATTTTGGGTGGCAACGGCGGCCGTGTTGGCCCTGGTACCGGTACCGTATTTAACGATAACCGTTCTACTATCCAGAATGAATATGTAGAAAATTTGAAACTATCGGGCAAGCATTTGCTAACTCAGCATTTTATGTTTGATTGGGCAGGTGTTTATTCTAATGCCACGCAAGTAGCGCCAGATAGAGCCGATATTACCTATAACCATTTGGTTAATCCAGACTTTAGCAGTACACCTAATTATTTCGATAATGTATCTCGCATCTGGCAAAAAAATGGCAATAAGGATTTAAGCGCCATGGGCAATCTGGGTTACAAAACCGGTCTTGGTGACGATAACTCATTAGAATTAAAAGTTGGCGGATTGTACCGTCACAGCACGCGTTATAACACTCAAAATGAGTACTCACTACGCCCTACGGCAACAGCAAACGGGGTAAAAAGTCCATTTACCGACATTTACGCTGCCGACTGGGTGGTTTATGACGTAACTGGTTCACTGGCCAGCGACAAGGCCAACTATACCGCTTATGAAAACATCACTGCCGGCTATGGCGAATTTAAGCTGACCCTTAACCAGTTAGATGTAGTTGGTGGTGTGCGTATAGAAGGAACTGAACAGGGCTATGACACCCACCCTGTGGTGCTTGATACCAGAAGCAACGCAAAGAAAACCTATACCGATCTTTTACCAAGCTTACAGTTAAAATACAAGCTAAGCGAGACGTCAAACCTGAGAGCTTCTTACTTTAAATCTATTTCGCGCCCGGCACTGTATGAATTGGTACCAACCCCAACACTTGGCGAAAGCACAGACGTAACCGGTAACCCTTTGGTACAACATACCGTGGCTGATAATTATGATTTGCGCTATGAGTTGTTTCCACGCAAAGAAGAGCAATTCTTTATTGGTGGTTTCTACAAGAATATCGTAAACCCTATAGAGTTTGCGTTAAATGACTCTAACAACGGTCAATTAAACACTTCGCCGCAAAACTTTGGTACCGCTAAAGTTGCCGGTGCCGAGGTGGTTTATAGCAAGTATTTTGGAGACCTGGGCATATCAGGTAACTATACTTATACCTATTCAAACATCAGCACCACTAAAATCTACACCTCAACAGATGCCAACGGTGTAACCACATCGGTTCCAAAACTACAAAGCAGACAATTGCAGGGACAAACCGGAAATGTGGTGAATCTATCATTGCTCTATAAAAATGATAAGCAAAGAGCGTTCGTGCAACTGGCCTACACTTACCTGGGCCGCACGCTGGCTTTGGTGTACAGTAATTATGGTTATGACTATTATCAGCAACCACAATCGCTGCTGGCGCTTTCTGCGGAGAAACAGGTGAGCAAGCATTTCACCCTAACAACAAAGATTAATAATATTCTGAATACCCCTACAACGGTGATGATTAATGATCTGATCCAATCTAAAGACATTTATAACGTGAGTTTCAATATTGGTTTCCGCTATGCACTTTAA
- a CDS encoding TlpA disulfide reductase family protein has protein sequence MTNNANKKFSQIVRQNIGTIMMVALAALLLFSPDCKAWVLRQLLRTGLFNAHLSATTADTNVVQNFSISLKNGNTVNIASLHGKVIFLNFWASWCPPCRAEFPGIAQLYNRFKNDGRVVFLFIDEDNDINAGEQFLRQEKYDLPLARRDGKIPATVYNGSLPTTAIIDKTGKLRFNHEGFAGYNSPEFINQLNQLIKE, from the coding sequence ATGACTAATAACGCCAATAAAAAGTTCAGCCAGATTGTCCGTCAAAACATCGGGACAATTATGATGGTGGCACTCGCAGCGTTGTTATTATTCAGTCCTGACTGTAAGGCCTGGGTGTTGCGCCAACTGCTACGCACCGGTCTGTTTAACGCACATCTAAGTGCAACTACTGCAGACACCAATGTTGTCCAAAATTTCAGCATTAGCCTAAAAAATGGCAATACGGTTAATATTGCTTCACTGCACGGCAAAGTTATTTTCCTGAACTTTTGGGCCTCCTGGTGCCCACCTTGCAGGGCAGAATTTCCGGGCATTGCTCAACTTTACAATCGTTTTAAAAACGACGGTCGGGTGGTGTTCTTGTTCATTGATGAAGACAATGATATAAACGCGGGAGAGCAGTTTCTGAGGCAGGAAAAATATGATCTGCCGCTGGCTAGAAGAGATGGCAAAATCCCTGCAACCGTTTATAATGGTTCCCTACCAACTACTGCTATTATTGATAAGACTGGTAAACTCAGGTTTAACCATGAAGGTTTCGCCGGCTACAATTCGCCTGAATTTATCAATCAACTTAATCAGCTTATTAAAGAATAA